In a single window of the Acyrthosiphon pisum isolate AL4f chromosome X, pea_aphid_22Mar2018_4r6ur, whole genome shotgun sequence genome:
- the LOC103310413 gene encoding uncharacterized protein LOC103310413 — protein MNIDIKNCRGQAYDNASNMSGMYNGLQSQIKQYSSNAEFIPCSAHSLNLVGSNAAEYNTNCTQPTHLKKLCTTRWSSRYDVCIALLRGYDKIKDALVTISNDDLQKKETKHEALSILKKISTLEFAFMICMWTPILKRFNATSLTLQSVSIDLSTVVKLYESLESYVKEVRNNFNQYLLESQQLCGKVDFSTKSSRTKKRVLFADETSSKGVVHEGSEKMKNEVFLKENTENIKIHAEKLIDIYPDDIENDFIEEVIQFKDIICNFSAENKSSVLNMLKALIQSQLSSTFPNVEIALRIFCSLPCSNVTGERSFSVLKRVKNYLRSSLSNEKLSALSILKIVAKRRYIYFAPGVFNS, from the exons ATGAATATAGACATAAAAAACTGTCGTGGTCAAGCATATGATAATGCTTCAAATATGTCTGGCATGTATAATGGTTTGCAAtcacaaattaaacaatattcttCTAATGCTGAGTTTATCCCTTGTTCAGCTCATTCTCTGAACTTGGTCGGGTCAAATGCAGCAGAAT ataatacaaattgtacacaACCAACtcatcttaaaaaattatgtactacACGGTGGTCTTCCAGGTACGACGTATGCATAGCTCTTTTACGTGGATATGACAAGATAAAGGATGCTTTAGTAACTATTTCAAATGATGATTTAcagaaaaaagaaacaaaacatGAAGCATTgtcaattttaaagaaaatatccACTTTAGAATTTGCTTTTATGATCTGTATGTGGACTCCTATTCTTAAACGTTTTAATGCTACCAGTCTTACATTACAATCTGTATCAATAGATTTATCTACTGTTGTAAAACTATACGAATCATTAGAATCGTATGTAAAAGaagttagaaataattttaatcagtaTTTATTAGAATCACAGCAGTTGTGTGGAAAAGTggatttttcaacaaaatcttcCAGAACTAAAAAACGGGTTTTATTTGCAGATGAAACATCATCAAAAGGAGTTGTTCATGAAGGAtctgaaaaaatgaaaaacgaaGTGTTTCTA AAAGAAAacacagaaaatattaaaatccacgCAGAAaaacttattgatatttatccTGATGATATTGAAAACGATTTCATAGAAgaagtaatacaatttaaagatataatttgtAACTTTTCTGCTGAAAACAAGTCATCTGTACTTAACATGTTAAAAGCTCTCATACAATCTCAGCTTTCTTCAACATTCCCAAATGTTGAAATAGCTCTAAGAATTTTTTGCTCTCTTCCATGCTCAAATGTCACTGGAGAACGTTCTTTCTCAGTTCTGAAAAGAGTGAAAAATTACCTTAGATCATCGTTATCTAATGAAAAACTTTCGGCACTATCCATATTGA aaattgtaGCAAAGAGGCGTTACATTTATTTTGCCCCCGGCGTCTTTAACTCTTAA